The following DNA comes from Croceicoccus sp. YJ47.
CGCGCGCCCTGCGTTTCTCGTGCTTTGTCGAGGCCGAGGACGTTTCGGCGTATTTCCATTTCCACGAAGGGCCGGATGGAGAACGCGGCCCCCTGAACGATGCGTTCAACGCGCCGCTCGAAGGGTCGGTCGATTTCGGCTGGGATGGCCGGAAGGTGAAGTTCGTCGACTACAACCATGCACTGAACTGGCGGCCGGGCACGCGCTCGGTCACCGACGGGGTCGTGAAGCTCACCGATGACGCGGGAGGCGAATGGACGCTGGAACTCGATGTCGGGCCCCCGCCCCACGTGCTGGGCCAGATCGGATATCATGTCGGCGCGTGGAGCGATGGCGGCACGATCCATACCTATCATGGTCGCAGCCCGGCCATGGAGTGGGACGAATTCGATTTCTCCCGGCAACCGTGCGAGCACACGTTCCCCGGCAACGGACACACTCGCACAGTCTATGGCGTGGAGCATTTTGCGAAGGTTCGACTGATCAGTCCCGACGGCACGGTTCGTAACGGGCGCAGCCAGTTCGAGATCTTCCTCAACGGCCGATACAGCCCCTACGGATTCGAGGGGCAGGAAAATTACGGCGGGCTCACCGGTCGCGGGATCTGACGCACCGCACCCCAGAATACGATACGACAGGAAAACACACATGCAGACCCTGCAGCGCCCCACTTACGACGATGATCACGAGATGTACCGCGACGCGGTGCGACGCTTTATCGAGACCGAGATCAAGCCTTTTCACGAGCAATGGGAAAAGGAAGGCATGGTCGACCGCGAGGTCTGGCGCAAGGCGGGGGCCGCAGGTTTCCTGTGCTCCAACGCGCCCGAGGAATTCGGGGGCGCGGGCGCCGATTTCCGCTTCAACGCTGTCTTCACCGAAGAATTGGGCCGTGCCGGCGCGACAGGTCCGGGTTTCGCGGTGCATTCCGACATGGCCGCAAGCTACATCCTGAATTTCGGAACGCAGGAGCAGAAGAAACGCTGGGTCCCGAGGATGGCGGCGGGCGAATGCATCGCGGCTATCGGACTGACCGAGCCCGCTGCGGGCAGCGATCTGCGCGCCATGAAGACGACCGCGGTCCGCGACGGTGACGACTACGTCATCAACGGTCAGAAGACCTATATCTCGAACGGGCAGCTGTGCGACATCGTGATGCTGGCCACCAAGACCGACCCCGAAAATCCACGCGGGGGCATGACCTTCATCATCGTCGAAGCCGACCGGGAGGGCTTTTCCCGTGGACGCAACCTGTCGAAGCTCGGCCTGAAGGCGCAGGATACCTCGGAATTGTTCTTTTCCGACATGCGCGTACCGGTTTCGAACCGGATCGGCGATGAGGGGCAGGGCATGAAGATCGCCATGCACAACCTCGCCGAGGAACGCCTCTCGATCGCGGTTCACGCCATCGGCATGTGCCATGGGATTATCGATCAGACCATCGCCTATACCAAGGAACGCGAGGCGTTCGGCCAGCGCATCGCCGACTTTCAGAACACACGCTTCAAGATTGCCGAGATGGGCGCGCAATTGCAGGCCACGCAGGTCTTTGTCGACCATTGCGTCGGCCTGGCCGTCACGGGCGAACTCGACGCGACGACCGCGGCCATGGCCAAGATGATCGCGGGTGAACTGCAATGGAAAATGGCCGACGAATGCCTGCAGTTCTATGGCGGGAACGGGTACATGATGGAATACGACATCAGCCATCGCTTCCTCGATTCCCGCATTCGCAAGATCGCGGGCGGCTCATCCGAAGTCATGCGCGAGATCATCAGCCGCAAGCTGTTTGCATGATCGGCTGACGCACAACCCATGACAGTACAGCGCGCCCAGAAGGACATGGATCGATGAATTTCGACACGGTGGTGAACCGCCAGTTCGCGGATACCGAGCAAAGCTATACCGCACGCGACACCATATTATACGCATTGGGCGTGGGCTTCGGAACCGAACCCCTGGACCCGGCCCATCTCGACTATCTGTTCGAGGAACGGCTCGTCGCCAGCCCGACCATGGCGAACGTCCTGGGGCATCCGGGCATGTGGGCCCGCGATCCCGAATATGCGATCGACTGGAAGAAGCTGCTCCATGCCGAGCAGCGGCTGGAAATGCATGGTGCGCTTTGCGCAGAAGGAAAGATCAGGGGCGAGCACAGAATCCTCGGCATCCGCGATCGGGGCGCGGATCGCGGGGCGTTCCTGCACCAGCAGAAAAAGGTCATCGACGCGAGTACGGGCGCGAAAATTGCAACGGTCACCACGACGCTGATGCTGCGCGGGGATGGGGGGTGCGGTGATTGGGGCGATGCACCCGACGATCTCGAGACGCTGCCGGATACGGCGCCCGATCATTCGATCGAAGTGCCGGTGATGGAAATCCAGCCGCTGATCTATCGCCTGTCGGGCGACGTCAATCCTCTGCACATCGATCCCGACGTGGCAAAGTCCGCCGGCTTCCCCCGCCCCATCCTGCACGGCCTCTCGACCAAGGGCATGGCGGGCTATGCCTTGATCCGGCAGTTCTGCGATATGGACGCCTCGCGCCTCGGGTCCATGGCCGTGCGCTTTTCCGCGCCCGTGCTGCCGGGCGACACGCTCCGCTTCAACTTCTGGGGCTCGGGACCGGGCACGGTCCGTTTCGAAGCGCGTGCCACCAACAGGGACGATCTGAAAGTGCTCGATCGCTGCACCGCGCAAATCGGATGACGCGGTGAGAGCGCTCGTGATCGGCGCAAGCGGCGAAGTCGGCGAAGGTGTCGTCCGGCAGTTACTGGCCGCGGGGCATGATGCGGTCGGTTCCGCCCGCGGCCAGGCGGGGCTCGATGCGCTGATCACGCGATTGGGCCATCCGGCACGGCTCACCACCGTTCGCGGATCACTGGCCAGCGTCGCTTCCGCCCTTGCGCTTGCCGATGCGGTCGGGCCGGTCGATGCCGTGATCGTCGCGGTCAATGCCATGCGCGCGCCCTCCCGGCTCGACACGCTGACGCCAGAGGCGCTGGCACACCATATGCACGCCGATGTGCTGACCCACTTCATCGCCGTCCGCGTGTTCCTGCCTCTTCTGCCGAAACATGGCTGCTTTCTGGGCATTGGCGGCGGCGCTGCGGATTTCATACTGGAGGGCGGAGCGCATGTGTCGATGGCGCAGGCCGCCCTGCGCCAGATGTACCGCGGCCTTGCTTTCGAACGGCAAACCGACGCGCCCGCATTGCGCGAACTGATTGTCGCGTCCGTCGTTGCGGGCCGTAACCACGCAATCCAGGATGGCGCATGGGTGACGGCCGATGAGCTGGGCGCGAGGGTAACCGAAATCGTTGCCGACCCCGCCGCCTTTGCCGGCACGATCTGGCGAATCGCCCGTCGCGACGCATCGGGACATCCCCGCTTCACGCACGAAGAGGGGACGCCCGCCAGAGCGCTGCCTTTATGACCGCATCTGACCGATCGGCGCGGAGAAATGCGTGGGTGGCGCTAGGCCTGCTCGCCACCATCAACATGATGAACTA
Coding sequences within:
- a CDS encoding NAD(P)H-binding protein, which codes for MIGASGEVGEGVVRQLLAAGHDAVGSARGQAGLDALITRLGHPARLTTVRGSLASVASALALADAVGPVDAVIVAVNAMRAPSRLDTLTPEALAHHMHADVLTHFIAVRVFLPLLPKHGCFLGIGGGAADFILEGGAHVSMAQAALRQMYRGLAFERQTDAPALRELIVASVVAGRNHAIQDGAWVTADELGARVTEIVADPAAFAGTIWRIARRDASGHPRFTHEEGTPARALPL
- a CDS encoding MaoC family dehydratase translates to MNFDTVVNRQFADTEQSYTARDTILYALGVGFGTEPLDPAHLDYLFEERLVASPTMANVLGHPGMWARDPEYAIDWKKLLHAEQRLEMHGALCAEGKIRGEHRILGIRDRGADRGAFLHQQKKVIDASTGAKIATVTTTLMLRGDGGCGDWGDAPDDLETLPDTAPDHSIEVPVMEIQPLIYRLSGDVNPLHIDPDVAKSAGFPRPILHGLSTKGMAGYALIRQFCDMDASRLGSMAVRFSAPVLPGDTLRFNFWGSGPGTVRFEARATNRDDLKVLDRCTAQIG
- a CDS encoding acyl-CoA dehydrogenase family protein, giving the protein MQTLQRPTYDDDHEMYRDAVRRFIETEIKPFHEQWEKEGMVDREVWRKAGAAGFLCSNAPEEFGGAGADFRFNAVFTEELGRAGATGPGFAVHSDMAASYILNFGTQEQKKRWVPRMAAGECIAAIGLTEPAAGSDLRAMKTTAVRDGDDYVINGQKTYISNGQLCDIVMLATKTDPENPRGGMTFIIVEADREGFSRGRNLSKLGLKAQDTSELFFSDMRVPVSNRIGDEGQGMKIAMHNLAEERLSIAVHAIGMCHGIIDQTIAYTKEREAFGQRIADFQNTRFKIAEMGAQLQATQVFVDHCVGLAVTGELDATTAAMAKMIAGELQWKMADECLQFYGGNGYMMEYDISHRFLDSRIRKIAGGSSEVMREIISRKLFA